A genome region from Nocardiopsis exhalans includes the following:
- a CDS encoding 2-oxo acid dehydrogenase subunit E2: MNVSPLARQRGHTLFFLEEIRSHSPVFLDTEVDMARVLAHKEDARARGERFSVVSYVLRAAGRTLAEHPEANAAISGRIRPKVARFDQVSGKLTLDKTIGGHRAVAAIVLHGLEHAPLPEIQRHVDSARDSEPDTTPQFSSLRALHRLPLWLGRWAYRGAVRPLRKRAEVNGTFAVTSLGHRPVDGFHSVGGTTLTFGVGRVLDRPVVRAGEVGVAPVMRLNMAFDHRVIDGAEAADVLADVRQHLEEARDLDTEGPAAAAAPARRHATEDTRRKGTV; the protein is encoded by the coding sequence ATGAACGTCTCCCCGCTGGCCCGGCAACGCGGCCACACCCTTTTCTTCTTGGAGGAGATCCGTTCACACTCCCCGGTCTTCCTCGACACCGAGGTCGACATGGCACGCGTCCTGGCTCACAAGGAGGACGCACGAGCCCGGGGCGAACGCTTCTCCGTGGTCTCCTACGTCCTGCGCGCCGCCGGGCGCACCCTCGCCGAACACCCCGAGGCCAACGCCGCCATATCGGGCCGGATCCGACCCAAGGTCGCCCGGTTCGATCAGGTCAGCGGCAAACTCACACTGGACAAGACCATCGGCGGGCACAGAGCGGTCGCCGCTATCGTTCTCCACGGCCTCGAACACGCCCCGCTGCCCGAAATCCAGCGCCATGTCGACTCCGCCCGTGACAGCGAGCCGGACACCACACCCCAGTTCTCCTCCCTGCGCGCCCTGCACCGTCTGCCGCTGTGGCTGGGCAGATGGGCTTACCGAGGCGCGGTCCGACCGCTCCGCAAGCGGGCCGAGGTCAACGGCACCTTCGCCGTGACCTCCCTGGGACACCGTCCCGTCGACGGCTTTCATTCGGTCGGCGGCACCACCCTCACGTTCGGTGTCGGCCGCGTCCTGGACCGGCCGGTGGTCCGCGCCGGTGAAGTCGGGGTGGCCCCCGTCATGAGACTGAACATGGCCTTCGACCATCGGGTGATCGACGGGGCGGAGGCCGCGGACGTCCTTGCCGATGTCCGCCAGCACCTGGAAGAGGCCCGCGACCTCGACACGGAGGGCCCCGCCGCCGCGGCTGCCCCGGCCCGTCGGCACGCCACCGAGGACACCCGACGGAAGGGCACTGTGTGA
- a CDS encoding phosphopantetheine-binding protein — translation MTSDDFLTLIRDDLGLNVTGDDLDRSFDEIPGWDSVLLLTLLTSLEGSTGRPVSLPDVLEAPHLRRVYELAVTE, via the coding sequence ATGACCTCCGATGACTTTCTCACGCTGATCCGGGATGACCTGGGACTGAACGTGACCGGTGACGACCTCGACCGTTCCTTCGACGAGATCCCCGGGTGGGACTCGGTTCTCCTGCTGACCCTGCTGACTTCGCTCGAAGGCAGCACAGGCAGGCCCGTCTCCCTGCCTGACGTCCTAGAGGCGCCGCACCTGCGGCGTGTCTACGAGCTGGCGGTGACTGAATGA